One genomic window of Corynebacterium sp. sy039 includes the following:
- the typA gene encoding translational GTPase TypA: MTLPEFRNVAIVAHVDHGKTTLVNAMLEQSGAFGEHGEITDRVMDSGDLEKEKGITILAKNTAIRRKGAGKDGNDLIINVIDTPGHADFGGEVERGLSMVDGVVLLIDASEGPLPQTRFVLGKALAAKMPVIIVVNKTDRPDARIDEVVEEAQDLLLELASSLEDPEAAEAAEQLLDLPVLYASGREGKASTTNPGNGNVPDSPDLQPLFEVIYDVLPEPSATVDAPLQAHVTNLDSSSFLGRIALVRIHAGQLKKGQQVAWIHYDEEGNQQVKNVKIAELLRTVGVERESTNDAMIAGDIAAISGIEDIMIGDTLADIEHPVALPRISVDEPAISMTIGVNTSPLAGRGGGDKLTARMVKARLDQELIGNVSIRVLPTERPDAWEVQGRGEMALSVLVETMRREGFELTVGKPQVVTHEVDGKVHEPYEHLVIDTPSEFQGAVTQLLAARKGQMTAMANLSGDWVRMEFDVPARGLIGFRTTFLTETRGAGIANSYSIEARPWAGEIKDRASGSLVADRSGQITAYALQQLADRGNFFVEPGMEAYEGMVVGANNRDEDMDINITKEKKLTNMRSATADATVTLAKAHVLSLDEAMEFCGQDECVEVTPDALRVRKVILNATDRARARSREKARNK, translated from the coding sequence TTGACTCTTCCAGAGTTTCGTAATGTGGCAATCGTTGCACACGTAGATCACGGCAAAACCACATTAGTTAATGCAATGCTTGAACAATCTGGTGCCTTTGGTGAGCACGGTGAAATCACAGATCGTGTGATGGATTCCGGAGACTTGGAAAAGGAAAAAGGAATTACCATTCTTGCGAAAAATACTGCCATCAGAAGAAAAGGCGCTGGTAAAGACGGTAATGACCTCATTATTAACGTCATTGATACCCCAGGTCACGCTGATTTCGGTGGTGAGGTAGAGCGTGGTCTATCCATGGTTGATGGCGTGGTATTGCTTATCGACGCTTCTGAAGGTCCACTACCACAAACCCGTTTCGTACTCGGTAAAGCACTTGCTGCGAAGATGCCAGTGATTATTGTGGTTAATAAGACTGATCGTCCTGATGCACGCATTGATGAGGTTGTTGAAGAAGCTCAAGATCTCTTGTTAGAACTTGCTTCCTCGCTTGAAGATCCAGAAGCAGCAGAAGCTGCAGAGCAGCTCCTTGACCTGCCAGTTCTTTATGCATCTGGTCGTGAGGGTAAAGCGTCAACAACTAATCCGGGTAATGGAAATGTGCCAGATTCCCCAGACCTGCAGCCGCTATTTGAGGTGATTTATGATGTTCTTCCTGAGCCATCTGCAACGGTAGATGCTCCACTGCAGGCGCATGTAACGAACTTGGATTCCTCCTCTTTCCTTGGTCGTATTGCACTTGTGCGTATCCACGCGGGGCAGTTGAAAAAAGGCCAGCAAGTTGCATGGATTCACTATGATGAAGAAGGTAACCAACAGGTTAAGAATGTAAAAATCGCTGAGTTGCTGCGCACTGTGGGCGTTGAACGCGAGTCAACTAATGATGCCATGATCGCAGGTGATATTGCGGCTATTTCTGGTATCGAAGACATTATGATTGGCGATACTCTTGCTGATATTGAGCATCCTGTTGCATTGCCACGTATTAGTGTTGATGAACCAGCAATTTCGATGACTATTGGTGTGAATACTTCACCTTTAGCCGGACGTGGCGGTGGGGATAAACTTACCGCACGTATGGTGAAAGCGCGATTGGATCAAGAACTCATTGGTAATGTGTCGATTCGAGTATTGCCTACTGAACGCCCAGATGCTTGGGAGGTCCAAGGTCGTGGTGAAATGGCATTGTCTGTTTTGGTAGAGACAATGCGTCGTGAAGGCTTTGAGCTTACTGTAGGTAAGCCACAGGTAGTGACACATGAAGTAGATGGTAAAGTACATGAGCCTTATGAGCACTTGGTGATTGATACTCCGAGTGAGTTCCAGGGAGCAGTTACTCAGTTACTTGCTGCGCGTAAAGGCCAAATGACCGCGATGGCTAATCTTTCTGGTGACTGGGTACGCATGGAATTTGATGTTCCTGCTCGTGGTTTGATTGGGTTTAGAACAACATTCCTAACTGAAACTCGTGGTGCTGGTATTGCAAACTCCTATTCCATTGAGGCTCGTCCATGGGCTGGCGAGATCAAAGACCGTGCATCTGGTTCATTGGTGGCGGATCGTTCTGGTCAAATCACGGCGTATGCGCTACAGCAATTGGCTGATCGAGGTAACTTCTTCGTTGAACCAGGTATGGAAGCCTATGAAGGTATGGTCGTGGGTGCTAATAACCGTGATGAAGACATGGATATTAACATTACGAAAGAAAAGAAGCTCACTAATATGCGTTCTGCTACTGCAGATGCCACTGTGACCTTGGCCAAGGCGCACGTTTTGTCTTTGGATGAGGCGATGGAATTCTGTGGTCAAGATGAGTGCGTTGAGGTTACGCCAGATGCATTGCGCGTGCGTAAAGTTATTCTCAATGCTACAGATCGTGCTCGTGCTCGCTCACGTGAAAAAGCTCGCAATAAGTAA
- a CDS encoding ABC transporter family substrate-binding protein — protein sequence MVSMTAGAQAVSSSLSSIVALCLSAMLLVSCAANPGAAPIEPNGPGGDDTATSQLPSTSNATSTAQAARSKSDKEQSTELTIGIDPVFHGFNPHLAADDSYFTRLLGSLVLPSVFQDGVMNRDVVRSADVIAPQQDDQGNPFAMTVQYRIQPEAQWSDGTPITVSDFQYLARRITNAPSALDSALYREIADIRSADGGKTVIVSFHHRVENWQRLFAQLLPSHILRGKTFSEALASTIPVSAGRYLIRDVDRQRGVIILNRNDRFWGENPAQVEKLIFREIRLENQATELVQSKQIAYLNVTPTQTLADSLALVPGAQLNTYTTDLELSISANAALTAQTRRELFSLIDVELLAKIAAGRTDYLDISSNDYADEVQQTQLAPELAELASGIRIGVDPEDPVAERSANTLKNMYLARGYTATVITTDTATLLEDYIPQHKVDLVVGWRNFDMLSRYQCAFQAQPSQLFPEYNSKEEEQKESVVEDSAQTNAILGTNFSNFCDSSAQEFITNAIVGERSAEEITQWAHQVEQEQALSISIMRDTRVSAREQEFVAAHTDAAPDTELWQRNSQTLDTILANVH from the coding sequence ATGGTCAGTATGACTGCTGGTGCTCAGGCTGTATCTTCTTCGCTATCGTCGATTGTGGCATTATGTCTTAGTGCTATGCTGCTGGTATCTTGTGCAGCTAATCCTGGTGCGGCACCCATTGAACCTAATGGGCCTGGTGGTGATGATACTGCAACAAGTCAGCTGCCAAGCACCAGCAATGCGACGAGCACTGCTCAGGCTGCGCGCAGCAAATCAGATAAAGAACAGAGCACGGAACTTACTATCGGAATTGATCCAGTTTTTCATGGATTCAATCCGCATTTGGCTGCCGATGATAGTTATTTCACTCGCCTTTTGGGTTCTTTAGTATTACCTAGTGTTTTTCAAGATGGAGTAATGAATCGCGATGTTGTGCGCTCAGCTGATGTCATTGCGCCTCAACAAGACGATCAAGGTAATCCTTTTGCCATGACAGTGCAGTACCGGATACAACCAGAGGCACAGTGGAGTGATGGTACTCCCATTACAGTTTCTGATTTTCAATATCTGGCACGTCGTATCACCAATGCACCGTCCGCCCTTGATTCGGCGTTATATCGAGAAATCGCAGATATTCGTTCTGCTGATGGGGGTAAGACGGTTATTGTGAGTTTTCATCATCGGGTCGAGAATTGGCAGCGTCTTTTTGCTCAACTATTGCCTTCGCATATTTTACGAGGCAAGACTTTTAGTGAAGCACTTGCGAGTACGATTCCTGTTTCGGCAGGTCGGTACCTGATCCGTGACGTCGATAGGCAGCGTGGCGTGATTATTCTCAACCGTAATGATCGCTTTTGGGGAGAAAACCCAGCACAGGTAGAAAAACTAATTTTCCGTGAGATTCGCTTAGAGAATCAAGCCACTGAACTTGTGCAGTCAAAGCAAATCGCTTATCTCAATGTAACACCTACGCAAACTTTGGCGGATTCCTTGGCGTTAGTTCCTGGGGCACAGCTTAATACATACACTACTGACTTAGAGCTTAGCATTAGCGCAAATGCTGCTTTGACAGCTCAAACGCGCAGAGAGCTTTTTTCGCTTATCGACGTTGAGCTATTAGCAAAAATTGCCGCAGGTAGAACCGATTATCTGGACATAAGCAGCAATGATTATGCCGATGAGGTACAACAAACACAACTGGCTCCAGAATTAGCTGAATTGGCCTCTGGTATTCGCATTGGGGTCGATCCAGAAGATCCTGTAGCGGAGCGTAGCGCTAATACTCTCAAGAATATGTATCTTGCTCGAGGATATACTGCCACGGTGATAACCACAGATACGGCAACACTCCTAGAAGACTATATCCCGCAGCATAAAGTAGATCTCGTTGTCGGTTGGCGGAACTTTGATATGTTGAGCAGGTATCAGTGTGCTTTTCAGGCGCAGCCATCACAACTTTTTCCTGAGTACAACTCTAAGGAAGAGGAACAAAAAGAATCAGTAGTTGAAGACTCAGCGCAAACTAATGCAATTTTGGGGACAAATTTTAGTAATTTTTGCGATTCTAGTGCTCAAGAGTTCATTACGAACGCGATAGTCGGTGAGCGTAGTGCAGAAGAAATAACGCAATGGGCGCATCAAGTAGAACAAGAACAAGCATTGTCGATAAGTATTATGCGCGATACACGGGTAAGTGCTCGTGAACAAGAGTTTGTGGCTGCGCATACAGATGCAGCACCCGATACCGAGTTGTGGCAGCGCAATAGTCAAACTCTGGACACAATTTTAGCGAATGTGCATTAG
- the mshB gene encoding N-acetyl-1-D-myo-inositol-2-amino-2-deoxy-alpha-D-glucopyranoside deacetylase: MGDLDGKKVVAVHAHPDDEAIWTGGLLAQLVRRGADVLVVTCTLGEQGEVFGEKYGQLVAEHADQLGGFRIHELHRSLEILGVRGQFLGAPGQWRDSGMQGDPANDHPRAFINSGADAVQQLCEIFQYEQPDLVVTYGPDGGYGHPDHIRAHHITHEAAQVVTIPRILWAVTGRTELDLALRAFDAPDGWHKPDIEELASVSQYDISVALTHSDVAKKIAAMRSHATQLAIADGKSNDVHDTVYQARIHDHALVAEVFALTNRLARPIMRTEEYQIGAQINDYPCTDVMAGL; encoded by the coding sequence ATGGGGGATCTTGACGGAAAGAAAGTAGTAGCAGTACATGCGCACCCTGATGATGAGGCGATCTGGACAGGCGGCTTATTAGCGCAATTAGTGCGGCGTGGTGCTGATGTCTTGGTGGTTACTTGTACTCTTGGCGAACAAGGGGAAGTGTTTGGGGAAAAATATGGTCAGTTAGTAGCAGAGCATGCTGACCAATTAGGCGGTTTTCGCATTCATGAGCTCCATCGTTCTCTGGAAATCCTGGGGGTACGTGGTCAATTTTTAGGTGCCCCGGGGCAGTGGCGTGATTCGGGTATGCAGGGTGATCCAGCTAATGACCATCCACGTGCTTTTATCAATTCTGGGGCGGATGCTGTGCAACAATTGTGTGAGATTTTCCAGTATGAACAGCCAGATTTGGTTGTCACATATGGTCCTGATGGCGGCTATGGACACCCCGATCATATTCGTGCTCACCACATTACGCATGAGGCGGCTCAAGTAGTAACCATTCCTCGTATCTTGTGGGCAGTAACTGGTAGAACTGAACTGGACTTAGCTTTGAGAGCTTTCGACGCTCCTGATGGCTGGCATAAACCTGATATAGAAGAATTAGCAAGTGTATCGCAGTATGATATTTCTGTTGCACTGACGCATAGCGATGTGGCAAAGAAAATCGCTGCAATGCGTTCTCACGCCACACAATTAGCCATCGCAGATGGTAAGAGCAATGATGTTCATGATACTGTCTATCAAGCAAGAATTCATGATCACGCACTTGTAGCTGAAGTTTTTGCGCTCACAAATCGTCTGGCGCGGCCAATTATGCGTACAGAGGAATACCAAATTGGGGCGCAAATAAATGATTATCCATGCACTGATGTTATGGCAGGATTATAG
- the fdxA gene encoding ferredoxin: MTYTIAQPCVDVMDKACVEECPVDCIYEGKRSLYIHPDECVDCGACEPACPTEAIFYEDDVPDEWLDYNDANAAFFDDLGSPGGAAKLGPQDFDPPLVAQLPPQA, translated from the coding sequence ATGACGTACACAATCGCACAGCCCTGTGTTGATGTTATGGATAAGGCCTGCGTAGAAGAATGCCCTGTCGATTGCATTTATGAAGGAAAACGTTCCCTCTATATTCACCCAGATGAATGTGTCGACTGCGGGGCGTGTGAGCCAGCGTGTCCTACAGAAGCCATTTTCTATGAAGATGATGTTCCAGATGAATGGCTTGATTACAATGATGCGAATGCAGCGTTTTTCGACGATCTAGGATCACCGGGTGGCGCGGCAAAACTAGGTCCACAAGATTTTGACCCACCATTGGTAGCGCAGCTACCGCCGCAAGCGTAA